The following is a genomic window from Fusibacter sp. A1.
ATGAAGCTACGACAAGTAAAATAGCAGTTACTTTTTGGAACTTTTTGTCACTATTCACAAAAATATAAACGATGAAAATAGGTATTACATCGTCAACAATAAAAAGCAAAACCCGCGAGAACTCTCCATGTACTATAATCGGTATTGTTCTTAACATAAATATTATAAGAATTAAAAAGAAATATTTATATGGAACTTTAATTTTCATGAACTTAATTGGTTTTAGAATAAAAAGTAATACCGTGCATACAACTGTTAATAATGTATATGAAGAATATCCCAAAATCCTAAAATACGAGGGTAATATTGGGAATAAAGCAACAAAAATAAGAAATACTAAAGGTAATCTTGTATTTTCTTTTTCTGTATATTCAGCAACTTGAATATCCATCATCTCCTCCTATTAGCACTTGACTTATCCTTTATCATCTTCTGAATCTTTCTTATGTTTTGAGTTATATAAGTTTCAATAATTGAGTATTTAAAAAACAGTCTCGCTACAACTAATTGAATTCCATTTACACTATAATAATTTTTAAGAATATACTCTTTGCTTTTCAATAATATTTTTTGTTTTCTTATAGCTGTAGAATACGTTTTATCAATTGATTCCGAATGTTTATGAATATACTTAAGATCAGTCATAACAAATGTTTTTAAATTAGCTTTTTTCAGTTTTAGACCTAAAACTGTTTCTTCCCCATATAAAAATAAATTTTCGTCGTACATTCCATGCTCTATCATTTCATTAGTTCTCACCATAAGTAATGAACCCGCAACACATTCAACTTTAAAAGCTTTTAATTCAATATTAATATCTTTATATCTCTGGCGCTTTAATAGTAACCTACCTGCAATTCCACTAGCGGATATAACTAAATAAAATTTACTGGGTATACGCCACGCATAAACATATTGCGGTTTATTTAATATTGTATAAGGAACAGGCGCTAGTACCGTCATTTCTTTATTAATACTAAATTCATGAAGCATCGAATCTACACATGATTTATCGAAACATACATCTGGATTTGAAATTAATACAAAATCAGATTTAAGTACATCATTTGCATACTTAATCCCTATATTATTTCCATAACCATACCCTCCATTTTTTTCTGATAGAATTATTTGAACTTTTTCACTTTTATATTTAATTAATTCAGCGTATGAATCATCAGTTGAACAATTATCTACGATGATAATATTGTCGATGGAGTTGAAATCTTTTATATTTTTTAAGAGATTTATCGTATTTTCGCTATCGTTATAATTTAGAATAATACAAGATAATGCCATATTACTTCATCCTTCTTTCCGGTTTATGATGAATCTCAACTCTTTGCCAAAATTTCATCTAACCTTCTATATAGTTTTTCATGACTTTGTTCAATCTCCTCAATGAAATTCGAACAAGTTTCTTTAATATAATTAATGTCTCTAGTATGATACCAATTGTGTAAATTATCTGCTAACCCTTCAAAGGAATTTTTAGATATACAATATCCAATCCCAAGTGTATTTGAAACTTCTCCAATATAAGTACCATTATAAGTTAAAATCGGAATGTTCAAATATATCGCATAATATAGTTTTATTGAAAGAGCTGTGTCAACATGAAGGTTTCCTGTGCCATATAAATTAAACAAAATGTCTGCATCTTTAAGATATTTAATCGTCTCAATTGGTTCAAATCTACCATGTACTATTACATTCTCTATATGCCTTCCTTTTATATACTCTTCAATTACATGTGACCCTTGTCCAACGAAAGTCATTATATAGCGGGAATCATTCTTTAATTCTTCTATCATTGGAAAGATATTTTCAGGCCATCTAATTTGTCCAATATTCAAGATATTGATCTTTTCATTTACACTCCGGTAATGATTGCGCGGTTCAAGTTGATTTAGCATTTTTTTATTAAGACTGTGAATTGTCAGATATTCACCATCCGGAAGAAATTTTTTAAAAGCTTCAGATGAAACAGTATTAAAGTCAGCCTCTCTTATCGCAGGAGTTATTCGATATTTAATAAGCGGATTATCATCATAGTGATAATCACGTACGTTTATACAATATTTCTTCCTATACTGTTTTATTAATATATCAGAAAATATAAATGCGGTAACTTGGTTCCATACAATAATATAATCATATTTATTATTATCAATTATTTTTTTTGCAAAATTCCTCATTTTCCAAAAATGAGCTAGTTTAGCAAATACATTAGAATTAATAGTTTTTTTAGCATCGAACTCATAAATTTTATTCGCTGTTTCCAGATAATTATCATCATATTTATTTGCACATATGATGTCATATTTTATCTTATTTTTTTCAAAATAATTTGTATATAGTGATAACATGGTCATCCTCGATAAATCTACTGTGCTCAATATGCAAATCTTCATAATATTACCTCTTCTTTTTTATAAAATTATTATTGAATAACTCATTCATTTGTTTAATGAATGCACTCCTGGAAAATTGCATAATATACAAGTCAAAAGATTTTTTTTTCATCGATAACAGATCTTCTATTAAAAAACAAAAATTTGTCAATGGTTTGTTATGATATCTAATATTAACCCCAACACCATACTTCTCAACTATCTCTGCAGAATCGGCAGGAATGTTATTTATTATTGGAAGTCCGTGCTGAAAATAATCTATTGACTTCATTGTTAACCCAACACAAACACTACTTTTCATAATATTCAACCCAAAATGACATTTATCAAATATATCCTGCTTCTCTTGTGGATCATAGATTTTTCCATGATACTCAACGGTTGCCCCGCCTGCCTTTGCTTCATCAATAAGCTCTTGTTTACTTTCGCCATCACCAATAATATGAAGTGTTACAGGCTTAATCTTCTTGATGATTTCTATAATTTCTTTAATTTTAGGAATATCAATGATATTGTTGATTGATCCTAAGTAAGCCAAATGTATTTCATCTTCACTTAACTGAGGGTTGCTAACTACATCTATCTCTCTTTTGGCAAGATATACCGTTTCTGTCTTAACACCTTTCAATGCATCACCTAAAACTGACTGATATAAATCACACTCAGTAATTACAAGATCAGCGTACTTTAAGCTCTTATCTCTCATAGCACCCCAAAATGTAAATGGTGGAAACTTCTTTGCTTTTCCTATAGGCATCGTTTCCGGCCATAAATCTATTAAATCTAGTATCAGCTTTACATCTTTATGCTTTCGCTTATAACTGGCAGCAAACTTTGCTAGAGAATTTGGTGGTACAAATGTATATACTAGGTCTGGCTTTAACTCTTCAACAATCTTAAAAGCATCGCCCGCGTATTTATAATGTGAAGATAGTCTTGATACTGATAAATTCTTATAATAGGGATTTGACTTAACAAAAATAAACTCTTCTTTAGTGTCTTCTCTATGTACTTTTTTGAAATGTCTAAAATCAGATTGAATCACGGTTACGTCATACCCTTGTTCTTTGAAAAACTCATGAACTAAATCAACTCTATTCTCATAAGTATCAAAGCAATTAACTATAACTGCTTTCATCACCTTCCACTCTCCAATTCCGTCAACTCAATAGATTCTCTAAATGTTCTTATTCGGTAATTCGCCTTATCGTAGTCACTCATGGACTTCTCATAAACCAAATTGCCGAATACCTTATTAACGACTCCAATCCCAAACATCATTCTCAGAACCGGATTAAAAACCTTAGTCATCATGATCTTCTTCCCATGAACTTCAGCAATCAATCTTACCAGCTCACTGGTCTTCACATACTCTTTGTTCTGTGGAAAATAAAGCCCTGTTTCTTCATAATCAACCATGACTTTGATGAACTCACAAAGGTTATCAATATGAAGCATGCTGCGCTCATTATCGATGTCAGGAAATACTGGTATCCTCTTAGCCATATTAGCCAGCCTTGGATAGTTTCCTTTAGACCCTTTCCCATAAATCATAGGTGGTCTTAGCACAACTATTTTGAAGTCATCAGATTCTAAATCTTTGATGCCTTCCTCTGCCTGCAGCTTACTATTACCATAGAAGTTACTTGGCATAGGAACTGTATTTCTATCAATAATTCTCTTACTACTGCTGCTATCGCCATAAACAATGATGCTGCTCATAAAAATGAACTGCTTTACACCTTCTGCCTTGGCCTTCTCAGCAGTTTCAATCGTTAAGTCTCTATTTACTTTATAGTAGAGATCTTCCATCTTTGGATCAGAAGACACATGAGCTATCCCAGCCACATGAAACACTACATCATACTGGCTAAAGTCCTTCTCTTTCCATGACCCATCTTTCATGTCAACCGTATCTACTTTATATTTATCAGGTTCTCTCATGAGCCAATCCTCTAGAGATGTACCTATGTAACTGCTCTTACCAGTGATTAGAATATTTTTGATATTTTTCATTTCGTCACCTCAATCAAGTGGGCTGTATCATTAAATACACTTACCTCAGATTTTTGATTTCTCAGCTTTAGAATTACTAGGGTTTGCTTCAGTTGCTTTCGCCTTAACCCCAGTCCCACCTTCAACAACACCATCACTTCTAAGAACGCTAAAAATCGTCCCAAAGAAGCATCTGACATCCATGAGAAGTCCTATCTTCTCAGCGTACTCTCCATCAAGTCTAGCCTTAACATCAATCTCAAGTTCATCTCTACCATTAATCTGCGCCCAACCAGTAAGGCCAACCGGCACGTCATTTGCACCGTATTTGTCTCTTTCTTCTATCAGATCATACTGATTCC
Proteins encoded in this region:
- a CDS encoding glycosyltransferase produces the protein MKAVIVNCFDTYENRVDLVHEFFKEQGYDVTVIQSDFRHFKKVHREDTKEEFIFVKSNPYYKNLSVSRLSSHYKYAGDAFKIVEELKPDLVYTFVPPNSLAKFAASYKRKHKDVKLILDLIDLWPETMPIGKAKKFPPFTFWGAMRDKSLKYADLVITECDLYQSVLGDALKGVKTETVYLAKREIDVVSNPQLSEDEIHLAYLGSINNIIDIPKIKEIIEIIKKIKPVTLHIIGDGESKQELIDEAKAGGATVEYHGKIYDPQEKQDIFDKCHFGLNIMKSSVCVGLTMKSIDYFQHGLPIINNIPADSAEIVEKYGVGVNIRYHNKPLTNFCFLIEDLLSMKKKSFDLYIMQFSRSAFIKQMNELFNNNFIKKKR
- a CDS encoding glycosyltransferase family 2 protein — encoded protein: MALSCIILNYNDSENTINLLKNIKDFNSIDNIIIVDNCSTDDSYAELIKYKSEKVQIILSEKNGGYGYGNNIGIKYANDVLKSDFVLISNPDVCFDKSCVDSMLHEFSINKEMTVLAPVPYTILNKPQYVYAWRIPSKFYLVISASGIAGRLLLKRQRYKDINIELKAFKVECVAGSLLMVRTNEMIEHGMYDENLFLYGEETVLGLKLKKANLKTFVMTDLKYIHKHSESIDKTYSTAIRKQKILLKSKEYILKNYYSVNGIQLVVARLFFKYSIIETYITQNIRKIQKMIKDKSSANRRR
- a CDS encoding NAD-dependent epimerase/dehydratase family protein — protein: MKNIKNILITGKSSYIGTSLEDWLMREPDKYKVDTVDMKDGSWKEKDFSQYDVVFHVAGIAHVSSDPKMEDLYYKVNRDLTIETAEKAKAEGVKQFIFMSSIIVYGDSSSSKRIIDRNTVPMPSNFYGNSKLQAEEGIKDLESDDFKIVVLRPPMIYGKGSKGNYPRLANMAKRIPVFPDIDNERSMLHIDNLCEFIKVMVDYEETGLYFPQNKEYVKTSELVRLIAEVHGKKIMMTKVFNPVLRMMFGIGVVNKVFGNLVYEKSMSDYDKANYRIRTFRESIELTELESGR
- a CDS encoding glycosyltransferase, with the translated sequence MLSLYTNYFEKNKIKYDIICANKYDDNYLETANKIYEFDAKKTINSNVFAKLAHFWKMRNFAKKIIDNNKYDYIIVWNQVTAFIFSDILIKQYRKKYCINVRDYHYDDNPLIKYRITPAIREADFNTVSSEAFKKFLPDGEYLTIHSLNKKMLNQLEPRNHYRSVNEKINILNIGQIRWPENIFPMIEELKNDSRYIMTFVGQGSHVIEEYIKGRHIENVIVHGRFEPIETIKYLKDADILFNLYGTGNLHVDTALSIKLYYAIYLNIPILTYNGTYIGEVSNTLGIGYCISKNSFEGLADNLHNWYHTRDINYIKETCSNFIEEIEQSHEKLYRRLDEILAKS